Genomic window (Oncorhynchus masou masou isolate Uvic2021 chromosome 9, UVic_Omas_1.1, whole genome shotgun sequence):
ttcgggaaagtattcagaccccttgaccttttccacattttgttattcaCAAATTAATTCAACAAAATCttttcctcctcaatctacacacaataccccataatgacaaagtgtaaacaggtttttagacatttttgtaaatgtattaaaaataaaaaacagaaatgccctttgctatgagactcgacattgagttcaggtgcatcctgtgtccattgatcatccttgacaacttgattggagtccatctgtggtaaattcaattgattggacatgatttgctaAGGCACACacgtctatttaaggtcccacagttgacagtgcagttcagagaaaaaaaaacaagccatgaggtcaaaggaattgtcagtagagcgccgagacaggattatgtctaggcatagatctggggaagggtaccataaaaattctgcagcattaaatgtccccaagaacagtgatctacatcattcttaaatggaagaagtttggaaccaccaagactcttcctagaagggcgttggtcagggaggtgaccaagaagttgatggtcactctgaaagagctccagagttcctctgtggagatgggagaaccttccagaaggacaaccatctctgcagcactccaccaatcaggcctttatggtcgagtagccagacagaagccactcctcagtaaaatgcacatgacagcttacttggagtttgctaaaaggcacctaaaggactctcagaccatgagaaacaggattctctggtctgatgaaaccaagattgaactctttggcctgaatgccaagtgtcacatctggaggaaacctggcaccatccctacggtgaagcatggtagtgccagcatcatgctttggggatgtttttcagcatcaggtactgggagactagtcaggatcgatggaaagatgaacggagcaaagtacagagagatccttgatgaaatccttcTCCAGAGCATTGAacgtttcaccttccaacaggacaacgattctaagcacacagccaagtggcatgggtcaagtctctgaatgccatTGAGTTGGCCAGCCAGAGCTGaaccctgaaaatagctgtgcagcgacgctccccatccaacctgacagagcttgagaggatctgcaaaaaagaatgggagaaacttcccaaatacaggtgtgccaaacttgtagcatcatacccaagaagactctagagTCTAGgctataattgctgccaaaggtgcttcaacaaagtactgagtaaagtgtctgaatacttgtgatagtgatatttctgttttatttttttaatacatttgcaaaaatgtctaaaaacgtgtttttgctttgtcatgatgtggtattgtgtgtagattgatgagggggaaaaaacgatttaatccattttagaacaaggctgtaacataacaaaatctggaaaaagtcaaggggttggAATACTTTCCAATTGCACTGTATAATATGCCAAAATGGATTGATTCATTTTTGTTGGATAATCTATTTTGAAACTTATTGGGATCCAGCTAATACCAGTAACTCAAGTGAAGCAGGTATCTAGAACAGCGTTTATACCCGAGTCTAACTTCCGTcttttgtcctgatcttgtcctcattctgattgtgCCGATATTTTTGGACAGGTGTAGACATCAAAAGATTGTGATCAGATCatcctgccctcctcctcctcctctggagGTAGTCAGACACACCTTGTGTGTGGATATCTTACACGTGTAGACAGATCTGGACAGAGAAACCATTTAAATTGTCATCATTCCACCCTCTAAAATCATTCACAGGTGGCACCAGTGAATGATTATGTCAATGTGTCTTACAAAAAATAAATGCATATTATTTTGAAAGAATAGCTGTGAAATAATTTGCATAAAAGAAGGGACCAGGAAATGTGGTCGCAATGCAAACACAGTAGATGGATAACCGACACATTTGAATACCGTGTGTGGAGACACATTTCTGGAAATGTGCGCACAATCAGAATGcagacaagatcaggacaaaggacccatgttagcaccaggtataaactTGGCTAAGGTGTCTGATGGCTGGGTTTGGATGTTCTCGCTCCTCACAGAGCTTTCACACATCAGGGTTGTCCAAAAGTGCTGCCTTAGCACCCCTGCCAACGCACTGGCATCGGATGGCTCATAATCCTCACCCTCCAgacaccctaaccctcctacctcATCTCCGCCTCCCCTTTCACCAGATGTAAGCCCTGTCCTGTACACATGTACCTGACCTACTGACCAGTTCCAAGTAAaagtcccctctctctttccactacctcccctccctttctctagtCTAATTCTATCCCTTGGTTTTCCGGCCGGTCCTCCAGACCCCGCCCCTTTGCAATGACACAAGTCTTCAGCTAAATAAACCTGCAACTATAACTGTGGCCCTTGTCTCAGTGTCCTCGCTCTGTCACTATTTCTCTACCTTTAGCTCCCAAACCAGAATACTACTACTGCATTGACAACTATAGTTCTCATTTCATCTCCTTGAGACTTTCTTCCTGGATATGGATCTAAAGGATTTTTGCCTGAGTGAAAACGTCCACTTCCACAGCCAGCACAACCAGTAAGAATTActgagattttttatttttttaattttttttacattcatATTTGGTATGAAAGTAATGAACAATTGAATGTGATCATAGATACATTTTATTGGTCGTTAATCTGATTGCCACCAATTATATTCTGTTGATGTGTGTTTATTTTAAATTTAAGCATGATATAAGGCTTAATTCAGTTGGGGGAAAAAAAGTTATTATTAATTGTCTGCAGAATAAATGCAAAAGTTGGTGTCCTCCATAGAGAACATGAATAGAGTTGTTGGTCCTTGAGGTGGTCCACCTAATAGGCAGACTATATTGTGGTCTGCATGCCACACTGTTATCGTAGGAGTTCTATAAATAATAGGGCATTATTTCAGTGGCACTATATTGTTGTCATATTGTTGTATTGTTGTCATGATCATTTCAATTGTGCCATCAGCCTGTTGGACTCCTCAAACACCGACGACGCTCCTTTACTAGATGATACATGTATCAAGACGGACCCCCCCAGCCCTACCTTCGCCCTGGACAGAACCACAGCATTCAGTCCCAGCTCGGACAGCAGTGGATACAATGTATTCTCACCGGGTCACTCGCTGGACCCGGAATCCCCGAGTTCGAGCAGCAGCGGTGTCAGCGCAGCACCGGACTCTAGCAGCGCATCTCAGTTTTGCTCGGATCGCAGTTTGGCGCTCTCCTCGCACGTTGACTCCATCATCAAATGTGACTACTTATCGTCGCTGGGCTCTGGACCTAAAAGGCTGTGCCTAGTGTGTGGCGACTTTGCATCGGGATATCACTACGGAGTAGCGTCGTGTGAGGCATGCAAGGCTTTCTTCAAGAGGACAATTCAAGGTAAACAAAAAGTGTTTAGGTTTCTGCAAAAACCtgatagaacatcacatcaagcAGTCTGTGGTGGCGTGTGTGTTGCGCGCACTGTGTGCGAGCGTGCACGTGTGATACTTTTAGGACAAGGCGAAGTTCTGGGCGAGATCTTAATTAATAATATAATCAATAATCTATTAGATTGGGAAGCGCAAATGAGGCTGATTGCGGCATACACAGATTTCCTATAGTTCTGTCCGCCGCAGACTCAGCTATGGGATTGATTTTCGTGTGAAGACTCAATGTGCTTCATATTGGTTGATGGCCCGAGAAATGCTTTATGGTCCCCCAAGATGAAATCGgggaggggactgtggatctATCTCGGTCCGTTCGTACGTTCGTTACACGCTATAGGCTAATCCGCTATCTCAAACAGCACTGGGCCGATTTTGATGcgtcttgccatagagatccgGCATTTACAATGTTACACGGATTGACCGCAAGAGCTATGGCCTAGTAGttaatttaagggggggggggggggggggggggggcgacaaCGATATGTTTATTGTTGCCTTTGATTGATTTTGTATAGTCGTTCGTTTTGATTTCTTAATATAATCCTGAATATTGGATTTTTGCAGTCTGAAACTAGAGCGGATTATTCTCTGATACAAATGTTCCAAAATAACTGACGCCTGATATTGATCCAGTGGCGCTTGATGCATTAACGACTGAATCTCAACATTATTTGACTATGCGCCTAATTTCAAGTATGAAGTTGAATGAAAATACTTATTGTATTATCATTTATCAAAAGTGACTTTTCATAATGCGTTCTTTTAGCAACAGTGCCCATCTCAAAGTATGAAACTGCAGCTTAAACATGTGTTATTGCACCTataacaccacacaacacattTTTTGTTTCTTGATGAATGGCACTCTGAAGAGGTGCCAATCTCTTGTTAAAAGCTTGGAGCTGTAACTTGGAGGCCCTAATCTCAGAGCCTCTTGTCCAGGGGGATGGGGGGTTTAGGGGTGAGCTCATTGATCGAGGGCCCTTGGCCCCTAGATCACCCCCAGATCCAGACCCACTTGTCTGGGTATAGATGTGTGGGAGAAATGAATCAATACTCTATTAAATCCCCTTTTTTGTCTTGTGTGAGACCAAACGTTGTAACACTTGTTGTGGTTGTTAGGCTCAGTGTGAAAAAGCCAATCAATATCTGTATTTTGTCTGGGCTTTTATTGATTGCTGTGTGAAAGCTCAGGGTGCCAGCGAACCACAGAGGCAAAGGACTTCTGTCATAGTGCCACAGACAGTGAAACTCAGTAAACCACCAGATGGCAAGGGCTAGCCATGGTGGCACCCCCCACTGAAAACACACTTTGTTTTACAACATGGCAATTTGACCTTTTAGGCTTTCTGAAAAGTTAAGCATCAAGAATGCACTGTGAGAGAGACACTGTAAAATACAGTGTCACCATTTGGATTGCATTTTTGCATCATTGGCTTTTCTGACTGGTAAACCTCAAGTATAGAGTGCGTGGTGTAAACAGAGCTGCACTTTTCTCTGTTTCCAGGTAACATTGAGTACAGCTGCCCTTTGATGAACGATTGTGAGATCACCAAGCGCCGTAGGAAGTCGTGCCAAGCGTGCCGCTTCCAGAAGTGCCTGCGTGCCGGCATGATGAAGGAAGGTGAGACTTGATGACCAACTCAGCAACTCATCTCAGTGGGATCAATGGGCTCAAGAACACATGCAGCCTGAGTTAGAGTTTTTAACTACTCAACCTCTATTTTCAATCCCCCATTAGCTGTGGCCAAGGCAGCTgctactcttcctagggtccTTCAACATTAAAGCAGTTATTTACCATTTTAAATATTACACAACATTACATTTCCTAACACCTTTCACAACACTTTAAGTATGTTCCCTTAGGCCACTACTCTTCTACCACATACAATACCGTTCAGAAGTTTGGGGTGACTTAGACATTTATTTGTATCTCTTTTTAAAAattgattctactgcttgcatcagttacccgatgtggaatagagttcaatgGCGCCgtgactctatgtagtactgtgcatctcccatagtctgttcttgacttggggattgGGGCTCAATCAAGTGAGCAAAGAGGATGATCACTGATCATCATGTTTGTGTCACCACAGGTGTTCGCATGGACCGAGTCAGAGGAGGACGTCAGAAGTACAAGAGAAGGGGGGACTCTGGCCTCTCGCTTTATACGAAGGCCCCAGACACACACCCCGCCAAGTCCAACGGTGTGTACCCTCTGTCGTGCAACGCTCACACACTCCAATAAGAGTCTTGTCAGTCACAAGTGGGGAGTACAATAGAGTGCATTACTAATATATCTGCTTGACCTCTTTCAGGATACAAAGTGATCTCCCAGCTCCTCTTGACAGAGCCAGCCCCCCTGTGTGCCACGCCTGACAACTCAACCAATGATGACAACCTTAAAGCCCTGCTGATGCTTTGTGACCTCCTAAACAGGGAACTCCTGGTCATGATTGGCTGGGCAAAGCATATCCCAGGTACCCACTCCTGTTGCTCTTGTAGGTCATCTTAATTAAGCGTGACTCCCTGCTTAACAATTAAAATACTATGCCATTTTACGCTGGTATAAAGGGACAAAGTTGACTTTTTATACTGTGAGAACTTATGGAGTATTACATTTCCATATTTGCCCTTCCAGGCTTCTCTGCCCTTTCATTGGTGGACCAGATGACCCTGCTGCAAAGTGGTTGGATGGAGACACTGGTCCTGTCAGTTGTGTCTCAGTCTCTGGGCTATGGGGAGGAGCTGGTGTTTGCTGGGAACCTGCGTCTGGGCCAGGCCCAGTGCAGAGCAGCCGGACTCTCTGACCTCTACACCGCCCTGAGACAGCTGACCACCAAGTACAGGCAGATGAACCTGAGCCGAGAGGAAGTGGTCACTCTCAAGGCTATGGCCCTCGCCAACTCAGGTACTAACTACATGGCCTGCACTGGATATCTGTTATCATTAGTTCAGTGTTGTCAGctgtttatttattgttttatttaacctttatttaactaggcaagtcagttaataacaaattctcatttacaatgactgcctaccccggccaaaccctcccctaacccggacgacgctgggccaattgtgcgccgccctatgagactcctgATATCAGCCGGTTATGATACAACCCGGGATCGagcccgggtctgtagtgacgcctttagcACTGCAATGTctcagaccgctgcgccactcaggatccTGTAACTGTGACAGAGCAAACTCAAGAGACCTAGCTGTACCCTTGTACAATCCCTCTTAGTTCTGTCAGTCTTATACTGCTTTCTATCAAAAATATACACTACTATCTAATCTGCCCGGCTACTGCTTACAATAAATAATTGTGTTCAATTCAGCTTTACAATACACTGGCTTGGTACAAAATCCACTACACCGTCCTCAGGCAGCCCTACATACAGCCACTCCTTCAGGACTGTGGAGAGAgtcagggctctattcaatctgtattgtGGAAGTTCAGCGCTGCAGCGTGATTGAAATGTAGAGGCAATGTTACCGCGTTAGCAGAGACTGTATTTACGGGAATGCTGCAGATGTCGGCTCGATCGGAAATGACTCTTCACATGTCTATCTTGCATTCTGAAATGCTTTAGCAATACAGATTGATTCAAGCCCCTAAGTGTGATCCACAGTGACTTTCCCTCAGGGTGTGTCCTTGAATACACTTTTGCTCCAGGGTCAGGTCCCCTAGCAGGGCAAGGTTGTTAAATGATGGTCAATGCCTTGACAAGTTACTAGCTGTCAGGGACTGAATGAGTGGCTAGACCCCTCATATTGGCAAACGTCCATCACAGGTCTCGTGTTTCAGTAATGGGATTCTCTCAGCATGACCCATGTCACTATCAGCTACCATTAACTACTATTAATAATTGAATATAATGACTAACGGTATTACCGATGCTATACTACATACTTGTGTGCGCCAAAACATTTGTTGATGAATCATTTTTCCATCACCTCTGTACAAACTGCCAGTCTTCAGACCACCATGACAGAGAGTGGGAAGGTCTAGACGTCTGCCAAATCTGTTCTCCAACACCCacttctctcacccctccctcccctcccttctggCTCCTGCTGTTATTCCCCAGGCCACAGCAAGTGGAAACTGATCAATATCCGAGCAGTGAGGAGGCTGCTTCTGCCCTCAGCCCTGATCAATAAATCCATCTGCCTCCCAGCGCCCTGCAAATTATCACAGGAATTCAGAAATCCATTAAGCGAGTCTGGCTGCGTTAGCCTGACACTCCGGGGCATGTCACAACTGCCTGAGGTGGCTCGAAGGTTCAGAGGAGAGAgcctttgtttttacattttacagTCCTTTCAGGGAAAATGAGGGTCGGCTGCATGCAACTTAACCTTGGCCCGTCCATTAGCCCTCAATGGCGAAACAAATGAGGTGGACAATGGGATCGGACACGCTGTCGTACCGAAACAAGGGGAGGTTTATCACACAATTCCACCCACACCCAAACACCCACAGGCCTCCCTTGACATTGTCTCTCCCCGCCCAGACGCAGAGAACCTGGAGAGTGTGGAGGCAGTGCAGCGGTTCCAGGACGGACTCCATGAGGCTCTGCAGGAGTACGAGAGCGCCCAGCACACAGCAGAGCTCCACCGGGCAGGCAAACTGCTCATGACCCTGCCCCTGCTCCGGCAGACTGCCAACCGTGCCGTGGACACCTTCTGCCGGCTCCACCTGGAGGGTCACGTGCCCATGCACAAACTCTTCCTGGAGATGCTGGACGCCAACATATGACTGTTCTACATCTAACCTCCCATTGGCCCCTCACAAACCGTAACCAGGTGGCCCATTGTTGTGGGGTCAGAAGGTCAGGGTTTTGGTGGGTCACAGTTTTATGACAAGTCATGGTGTCATGGAACGAGCCTGATAACTGCGTACTGTAGAACAACAT
Coding sequences:
- the LOC135545243 gene encoding estrogen-related receptor gamma-like, which gives rise to MDLKDFCLSENVHFHSQHNHLLDSSNTDDAPLLDDTCIKTDPPSPTFALDRTTAFSPSSDSSGYNVFSPGHSLDPESPSSSSSGVSAAPDSSSASQFCSDRSLALSSHVDSIIKCDYLSSLGSGPKRLCLVCGDFASGYHYGVASCEACKAFFKRTIQGNIEYSCPLMNDCEITKRRRKSCQACRFQKCLRAGMMKEGVRMDRVRGGRQKYKRRGDSGLSLYTKAPDTHPAKSNGYKVISQLLLTEPAPLCATPDNSTNDDNLKALLMLCDLLNRELLVMIGWAKHIPGFSALSLVDQMTLLQSGWMETLVLSVVSQSLGYGEELVFAGNLRLGQAQCRAAGLSDLYTALRQLTTKYRQMNLSREEVVTLKAMALANSDAENLESVEAVQRFQDGLHEALQEYESAQHTAELHRAGKLLMTLPLLRQTANRAVDTFCRLHLEGHVPMHKLFLEMLDANI